In one window of Nocardiopsis aegyptia DNA:
- a CDS encoding Na+/H+ antiporter subunit A — translation MLIAHALAAAVAPLLVRRWGRNAFLALAVVPGAATVWALFQVPAVLGGDAPTESVAWAPQFSLRLGLHMDALGLVMTLIAAGVGAAILVYCARYFEDSEPGLGRFAGVFVAFAAAMLGLVLADDLIQLFVYWELTTVFSYLLIGHSTELKESRRAAMTALTVTTLGGLTMLVGMILLGESAGTYVISEIVAAPPSGTVVNAALVLVMIGAMSKSALFPFSLWLPAAMRAPTPVSGYLHAAAMVKAGVYLVARLTPAFPDAALWQTMALFFGTLTMVLAGWRALRQFDLKLLLAYGTISQLGFLIALLGTGTRAAALAGLAMVVAHSLFKAPLFLLVGAIDHGTGTRDLRELSGLRTSAPAVFWIAVLALASMAGLPPTAGFVAKELAFGAYTHGGTADTVVLVGMVVGSTLTVAYSLRFLWGAFAVKEGVPATPVHDSGPLLLAAPALLTLLGLLGGPLSSAVDRLFALYADTVPQTPGTETKHLALWHGFELPLLLSALCVAGGLVLFRYRHGVVWLSNRLAFVEPDRVYRRILAALDTFALQVTGQTQRGSLPVYLGTILVTTVVAAAIPLFAGRLWDAQTPPIRLWDHPVQLIPTLVIILTCLFTLIVRRRLFAVILVGMTGYGCAVLFYLQGAPDLALTQFLVETVSLVVFVLVLRRLPAHFSTPALKGRRLWNLLLGAATGALVASMTYFALAGRQAESISDGYPALAREAGGKNIISVLLVDVRAWDTMGEISVLAAAAAGVASLMFVRRRAQPRRTAPGTMAVSVATPPKPTDGQASLDLGGLRTAPEGLHIRPRWKGSWLPGAEALPVHRRSVIFEAVSRFLFPVVMVISVYLLLTGHTAVGGGFAGGIVAGLAFIVRYLAGGRYELYATAWVQPGALIGTGLALSTGTALAGAVYGDNILSGAALDLHIPLMGHLHLTSSLVFDIGVYLLVIGLILDILRSLGARVDEQIERDAAHADEESARAGARRSAEEVAS, via the coding sequence GTGCTGATCGCGCATGCTCTCGCCGCGGCGGTCGCCCCCTTACTCGTGCGCCGGTGGGGCCGGAACGCGTTCCTCGCGCTCGCGGTCGTCCCGGGCGCGGCCACGGTCTGGGCCCTGTTCCAGGTCCCCGCGGTCCTGGGCGGCGACGCCCCGACCGAGAGCGTGGCGTGGGCGCCCCAGTTCTCCCTGCGCCTGGGCCTGCACATGGACGCGCTCGGCCTGGTCATGACGCTGATCGCCGCCGGGGTCGGCGCGGCCATCCTGGTGTACTGCGCCCGCTACTTCGAGGACTCCGAACCCGGACTCGGCCGTTTCGCCGGCGTGTTCGTGGCCTTCGCCGCGGCCATGCTCGGCCTGGTGCTGGCCGACGACCTCATCCAGCTCTTCGTCTACTGGGAGCTGACCACGGTCTTCTCCTACCTGCTCATCGGGCACAGCACCGAGCTCAAGGAGAGCCGCCGCGCCGCCATGACGGCCCTGACCGTCACCACCCTCGGCGGCCTGACCATGCTCGTCGGCATGATCCTGCTCGGCGAGAGCGCGGGCACCTACGTCATCTCCGAGATCGTCGCCGCGCCCCCGAGCGGCACCGTGGTCAACGCCGCGCTCGTGCTGGTGATGATCGGCGCGATGTCCAAGTCCGCGCTGTTCCCCTTCAGCCTGTGGCTGCCCGCCGCGATGCGCGCGCCCACGCCGGTCTCCGGCTACCTGCACGCCGCGGCGATGGTCAAGGCCGGCGTCTACCTCGTGGCGCGGCTGACGCCCGCCTTCCCCGACGCCGCCCTCTGGCAGACCATGGCGCTGTTCTTCGGCACGCTGACGATGGTGCTCGCCGGCTGGAGGGCACTGCGCCAGTTCGACCTCAAGCTCCTCCTGGCCTACGGCACCATCAGCCAGCTCGGCTTCCTCATCGCCCTCCTGGGCACCGGCACGCGCGCCGCCGCCCTGGCCGGGCTGGCCATGGTCGTGGCCCACTCGCTGTTCAAGGCGCCGCTGTTCCTCCTGGTCGGCGCCATCGACCACGGCACCGGCACCCGGGACCTGCGTGAGCTCTCCGGGCTGCGCACGTCCGCCCCCGCGGTCTTCTGGATCGCCGTCCTGGCCCTGGCGTCGATGGCGGGACTGCCGCCCACGGCGGGATTCGTCGCCAAGGAGCTGGCCTTCGGCGCCTACACCCACGGCGGTACCGCCGACACCGTCGTGCTCGTGGGCATGGTCGTGGGCTCCACGCTCACCGTCGCCTACAGCCTGCGCTTCCTGTGGGGCGCGTTCGCGGTGAAGGAGGGCGTGCCGGCCACCCCGGTGCACGACTCCGGGCCGCTGCTCCTGGCCGCCCCCGCGCTGCTGACCCTGCTCGGCCTGCTGGGCGGCCCGCTCTCGTCCGCGGTGGACCGCCTCTTCGCGCTCTACGCCGACACCGTGCCGCAGACGCCGGGCACCGAGACCAAGCACCTGGCCCTGTGGCACGGCTTCGAGCTCCCGCTGCTGCTGTCCGCGCTGTGCGTGGCCGGCGGCCTGGTCCTCTTCCGCTACCGCCACGGCGTCGTCTGGCTGAGCAACCGGCTGGCCTTCGTCGAGCCCGACCGGGTCTACCGCCGGATACTGGCCGCGCTGGACACCTTCGCGCTCCAGGTGACCGGCCAGACGCAGCGCGGTTCGCTGCCCGTCTACCTCGGCACGATCCTGGTGACCACGGTGGTGGCCGCCGCGATTCCGCTGTTCGCCGGCCGCCTCTGGGACGCCCAGACCCCGCCGATCCGCCTGTGGGACCACCCCGTCCAGCTGATCCCGACCCTGGTCATCATCCTCACCTGCCTGTTCACGCTGATCGTGCGGCGCCGCCTGTTCGCGGTGATCCTCGTCGGCATGACCGGCTACGGGTGCGCGGTGCTGTTCTACCTCCAGGGGGCGCCCGACCTCGCGCTCACCCAGTTCCTCGTCGAGACCGTCAGCCTGGTGGTCTTCGTCCTGGTGCTGCGGCGGCTGCCCGCGCACTTCTCCACGCCCGCGCTGAAGGGGCGCCGGCTGTGGAACCTGCTCCTGGGCGCCGCGACCGGCGCGCTCGTGGCGAGCATGACCTACTTCGCGCTCGCGGGGCGCCAGGCGGAGTCCATCTCGGACGGCTACCCCGCCCTGGCGCGCGAGGCGGGCGGCAAGAACATCATCTCGGTGCTGCTCGTCGACGTCCGCGCCTGGGACACGATGGGCGAGATCTCCGTGCTGGCCGCGGCCGCGGCCGGTGTGGCCAGCCTGATGTTCGTCCGCCGCCGGGCCCAGCCCCGCCGGACCGCCCCGGGCACCATGGCCGTGTCGGTCGCGACACCGCCCAAGCCCACCGACGGCCAGGCCTCACTGGACCTCGGCGGGCTCCGGACGGCACCGGAAGGGCTGCACATCCGGCCCCGGTGGAAGGGGTCCTGGCTGCCCGGCGCCGAGGCACTGCCGGTCCACCGCCGCTCGGTCATCTTCGAGGCGGTCTCGCGCTTCCTGTTCCCCGTGGTCATGGTGATCTCGGTGTACCTGCTGTTGACCGGCCACACCGCGGTCGGCGGCGGCTTCGCCGGCGGTATCGTCGCCGGGCTCGCGTTCATCGTCCGCTACCTCGCGGGCGGCCGGTACGAGCTCTACGCCACGGCGTGGGTCCAGCCCGGAGCGCTGATCGGCACCGGTCTGGCCCTGTCCACCGGCACGGCCCTGGCGGGCGCGGTCTACGGCGACAACATCCTGTCGGGCGCGGCCCTGGACCTGCACATCCCGCTCATGGGCCACCTGCACCTCACGTCCTCGCTGGTCTTCGACATCGGCGTGTACCTGCTGGTGATCGGCCTGATCCTGGACATCCTGCGCAGCCTGGGCGCCCGCGTCGACGAGCAGATCGAGCGCGACGCCGCCCACGCCGACGAGGAGTCCGCCCGGGCCGGTGCCCGCCGAAGCGCCGAGGAGGTCGCCTCTTGA
- a CDS encoding Na(+)/H(+) antiporter subunit C: protein MNDTPSLVLVLVTGVLVAVGVVLLLERSLTRVLLGFVVMSNGVNLMILAAGGAAGGPPLLWLTPEDRMTDPLPQAMILTAIVITLGITAFLLAMAYRSWQLEGNDEVQDDAEDLRIVRHEGRRTARRKVARIRRQMRADIRAQRAELQANVAESGGHAVIEQARLKAEIASARAELARYEAEAEAGGGDARSEETMRRLTDRTESMSAQVQELRGRIRLARRQLREHRRADRSAERALWRDLRRRIRAERREARQTMRAERERQARAEDSDLQGND from the coding sequence TTGAACGACACACCCAGCCTCGTCCTCGTCCTCGTCACCGGCGTCCTGGTGGCGGTGGGCGTCGTCCTCCTGCTGGAGCGCAGCCTGACGCGCGTCCTGCTCGGCTTCGTCGTCATGAGCAACGGCGTCAACCTGATGATCCTGGCGGCGGGCGGCGCCGCGGGCGGTCCGCCGCTGCTCTGGCTCACGCCCGAGGACCGGATGACCGACCCTCTGCCGCAGGCGATGATCCTCACCGCCATCGTCATCACCCTCGGCATCACCGCGTTCCTGCTCGCGATGGCCTACCGGAGCTGGCAGCTGGAGGGCAACGACGAGGTCCAGGACGACGCCGAGGACCTGAGGATCGTCCGGCACGAGGGCCGACGCACGGCCCGCCGCAAGGTCGCGCGCATCCGCCGGCAGATGCGCGCGGACATCCGCGCCCAGCGGGCCGAGCTCCAGGCCAACGTCGCCGAGTCCGGCGGCCACGCCGTGATCGAGCAGGCCCGGCTCAAGGCCGAGATCGCCTCCGCGCGGGCCGAGCTGGCCCGGTACGAGGCCGAGGCCGAGGCGGGGGGCGGCGACGCGCGTTCCGAGGAGACCATGCGCCGGCTCACCGACCGGACCGAGAGCATGTCCGCCCAGGTCCAGGAGCTGCGCGGCCGCATCCGGTTGGCGCGGCGCCAGCTGCGCGAGCACCGGCGCGCCGACCGCTCCGCCGAGCGTGCGCTGTGGCGGGACCTGCGCCGCCGGATCCGGGCGGAGCGGCGCGAGGCGCGCCAGACCATGCGTGCCGAGCGTGAACGCCAGGCCCGCGCCGAGGACAGCGACCTGCAAGGGAACGACTGA
- a CDS encoding Na+/H+ antiporter subunit D, producing MGPLLTLLGEDVHYLVPLPVVLPLFAAGVKLALGIRWPRLQQWLSVGALTVVLVVGVLLMGAADQLGPQAVQIGGWEAPHGITLVADRLSALMVTVSAAITLAVLVYSIGQGMAGKAEVAPLSVYQPTYLILVAGVSNAFLAGDLFNLYVGFEILLTASYVLLTLGGTQSRMRAGAIYVVVSLLSSVLFLIALGLVYAATGTVNMAQLAERLPEISTELRLVLEVFLIMAFGIKAAVFPLAAWLPDSYPIAPAPVTAVFAGLLTKVGVYAIIRAQTLLFPGTQINTFLLWVAMATMLMGILGAVAQNDIKRLLSFTLVSHIGYMVMGVALGNELGLAGAIFYVAHHITVQTTLFLITGLIERRGGSTSLENLGGLARIAPTLAILFFVPAMNLGGIPPLSGFLGKVALLQAGAAAGTPLAYALMASAVLTSLLTLYVIARVWNSAFWRTPAEGMVAEPGTVLEYNEDSSDPSTAALGPGEAVGPSSRIGDASGPVATTIVTSAVLPRSMVGATVALVAMGLALTVFAGPLIAYASEAAAELMARTPYIEAVLGGSR from the coding sequence ATGGGACCCCTCCTGACACTCCTCGGCGAGGACGTGCACTACCTCGTCCCGCTGCCGGTCGTCCTGCCCCTGTTCGCCGCCGGGGTGAAGCTGGCCCTGGGCATCCGTTGGCCCCGGCTGCAGCAGTGGCTGAGCGTCGGCGCGCTCACGGTCGTGCTGGTCGTCGGCGTGCTGCTGATGGGGGCCGCCGACCAGTTGGGCCCGCAGGCGGTGCAGATCGGCGGCTGGGAGGCACCGCACGGGATCACGCTGGTGGCCGACCGGCTGTCCGCGCTGATGGTCACCGTGTCCGCGGCGATCACGCTCGCGGTGCTGGTGTACTCGATCGGCCAGGGCATGGCGGGCAAGGCCGAGGTCGCGCCGCTGTCGGTGTACCAGCCGACCTACCTGATCCTGGTGGCCGGCGTCTCCAACGCCTTCCTGGCCGGCGACCTGTTCAACCTCTACGTGGGCTTCGAGATCCTGCTGACCGCCAGCTACGTGCTGCTGACACTGGGCGGGACACAGTCCCGGATGCGCGCGGGCGCCATCTACGTGGTGGTGTCCCTGCTGTCCTCGGTCCTGTTCCTCATCGCGCTGGGGCTGGTCTACGCCGCGACGGGCACGGTCAACATGGCGCAGCTGGCCGAGCGGCTGCCGGAGATCTCCACCGAGCTGCGGCTGGTGCTGGAGGTCTTCCTGATCATGGCGTTCGGCATCAAGGCCGCGGTGTTCCCGCTGGCGGCGTGGCTGCCCGACTCCTACCCGATCGCCCCGGCGCCGGTGACGGCGGTGTTCGCGGGCCTGCTCACCAAGGTGGGCGTGTACGCGATCATCCGCGCGCAGACGCTGCTGTTCCCGGGGACGCAGATCAACACGTTCCTGCTGTGGGTGGCCATGGCGACGATGCTCATGGGCATCCTGGGCGCGGTCGCGCAGAACGACATCAAGCGCCTGCTGTCCTTCACCCTGGTCAGCCACATCGGCTACATGGTCATGGGGGTCGCCCTGGGCAACGAGCTGGGGCTGGCGGGGGCGATCTTCTACGTCGCGCACCACATCACGGTGCAGACCACGCTCTTCCTCATCACGGGTCTGATCGAGCGGCGCGGCGGTTCGACGTCCCTGGAGAACCTGGGCGGGCTCGCCCGGATCGCGCCGACGCTGGCCATCCTGTTCTTCGTCCCGGCGATGAACCTGGGGGGCATCCCGCCGCTCTCCGGGTTCCTGGGCAAGGTGGCGCTGCTCCAGGCGGGCGCGGCGGCGGGCACGCCGCTGGCCTACGCGCTGATGGCGTCGGCGGTGCTCACGAGCCTGCTCACCCTGTACGTCATCGCCCGGGTGTGGAACTCGGCGTTCTGGCGGACCCCCGCCGAGGGCATGGTCGCCGAGCCGGGCACGGTCCTGGAGTACAACGAGGACTCCAGCGACCCGTCGACGGCGGCGTTGGGGCCCGGCGAGGCGGTCGGTCCGTCGTCGCGGATCGGCGACGCCTCCGGTCCGGTCGCCACGACGATCGTGACCTCGGCGGTCCTGCCCCGGTCGATGGTGGGGGCGACGGTCGCGCTGGTCGCCATGGGCCTGGCCCTGACGGTGTTCGCCGGTCCGCTGATCGCCTACGCGTCGGAGGCCGCGGCCGAGCTGATGGCCCGTACGCCCTACATCGAAGCGGTGCTCGGAGGTAGCCGATGA
- a CDS encoding Na+/H+ antiporter subunit E → MTRPPTARPERVQALRRRLGKVQIPIALGMTVVWMLLFDGFRLREESLGLLVLGFGVSVLIMVVFPLPPVSEGFHFHPWQFVRLLAYFFWQMVLSSFQVTWQTFTPGPVLSSVIAVRLRTDSELMLVCTSIALSVIPGSVVVEVGQPEHVLYIHHLGTHDEAGTERARRDTWRLEERIVRALGARVDIAKLEAAETVGTESV, encoded by the coding sequence ATGACCAGACCGCCCACCGCCCGGCCGGAGCGCGTGCAGGCCCTGCGCCGCCGGCTCGGCAAGGTGCAGATCCCGATCGCGCTCGGCATGACCGTGGTGTGGATGCTGCTGTTCGACGGGTTCCGGCTGCGTGAGGAGTCCCTGGGCCTGCTGGTCCTGGGGTTCGGCGTGTCGGTGCTGATCATGGTGGTGTTCCCGCTGCCGCCGGTCTCCGAGGGCTTCCACTTCCATCCCTGGCAGTTCGTGCGGCTGCTCGCGTACTTCTTCTGGCAGATGGTGCTGTCGAGCTTCCAGGTGACCTGGCAGACGTTCACCCCCGGCCCGGTGCTCAGCTCGGTGATCGCGGTGCGGTTGCGCACCGACTCCGAGCTCATGCTGGTGTGCACGTCGATCGCCCTGTCGGTGATCCCCGGGAGCGTGGTGGTGGAGGTCGGCCAGCCCGAGCACGTGCTGTACATCCACCACCTGGGCACGCACGACGAGGCGGGGACCGAGCGCGCGCGCCGGGACACCTGGCGGCTGGAGGAACGGATCGTGCGGGCGCTGGGCGCCCGCGTGGACATCGCCAAGCTGGAGGCGGCCGAGACCGTCGGGACGGAGAGCGTGTGA
- a CDS encoding monovalent cation/H+ antiporter complex subunit F encodes MNALWIAIAVLLGAAALLSMARMLMGPSILDRALSLDVLVASALTGIGAYAALNRDPTVLPVLLVLSLVGFVGSISVSKFVARRHEDSLRERDEPVPAPNVEEGGAA; translated from the coding sequence GTGAACGCACTGTGGATCGCCATCGCGGTCCTGCTCGGCGCGGCGGCGCTGCTGAGCATGGCCCGCATGCTGATGGGCCCGAGCATCCTGGACCGCGCGCTGTCGCTGGACGTGCTGGTGGCGTCGGCGCTGACGGGCATCGGGGCGTACGCGGCGCTCAACCGCGACCCGACGGTCCTGCCGGTCCTGCTGGTGCTGTCCCTGGTCGGGTTCGTGGGATCGATCAGCGTGTCGAAGTTCGTGGCCCGTCGCCATGAGGACTCCCTGCGCGAGCGGGACGAGCCCGTGCCGGCCCCGAACGTGGAAGAAGGGGGTGCGGCGTGA
- the mnhG gene encoding monovalent cation/H(+) antiporter subunit G, which produces MNTTLVAVLDWAAVLCLLAGALLSFVASVGLIRFPDLLSRMHTAAKPQVLGLLLVLVGIGLRLLPAETGIFTVGMLVVVGLFQVLTVPVAAHIAARVGYRTGRIDEDLLVADELFERLQHEERATGANRRSPHEELGD; this is translated from the coding sequence GTGAACACGACGCTGGTGGCGGTCCTGGACTGGGCCGCCGTGCTCTGCCTGCTGGCGGGCGCGCTGCTGTCCTTCGTGGCGAGCGTGGGCCTGATCCGGTTCCCCGACCTGCTCTCGCGCATGCACACCGCGGCCAAGCCGCAGGTGCTCGGCCTGCTGCTGGTCCTGGTCGGGATCGGGCTACGGCTGCTGCCCGCGGAGACCGGCATCTTCACGGTGGGCATGCTGGTCGTGGTGGGCCTGTTCCAGGTCCTGACGGTCCCGGTGGCCGCGCACATCGCCGCCCGGGTCGGGTACCGCACCGGCCGGATCGACGAGGACCTGCTGGTCGCCGACGAACTGTTCGAGCGGCTCCAGCACGAGGAGCGCGCCACCGGCGCGAACCGGCGGAGCCCGCACGAGGAACTCGGGGACTGA
- a CDS encoding winged helix-turn-helix transcriptional regulator produces the protein MQRTRFGDMACSIARTMDVIGEPWSPLVLRNVYVGINRFEPLQQSLGISRKVLTERLKWLVENGVLERVEYSDRPPRHEYALTDKGRELCDLLMVMVRWGDRWTAGEAGPPVLYRHHACGEISHVEPRCSVCGRPMHATDVDVLPGPGAADD, from the coding sequence ATGCAACGCACCCGGTTCGGCGACATGGCCTGCTCGATCGCCCGCACCATGGACGTCATCGGCGAGCCGTGGTCCCCGCTCGTCCTGCGCAACGTCTACGTCGGCATCAACCGCTTCGAGCCGCTCCAACAGAGCCTCGGCATCTCGCGCAAGGTGCTCACCGAACGGCTCAAGTGGCTGGTCGAGAACGGTGTCCTGGAACGGGTGGAGTACTCCGACCGGCCGCCCCGCCACGAGTACGCGCTCACCGACAAGGGCCGGGAGCTGTGCGACCTGCTCATGGTGATGGTCCGCTGGGGCGACCGGTGGACGGCCGGGGAGGCGGGGCCGCCCGTCCTCTACCGCCACCACGCCTGCGGCGAGATCAGCCACGTCGAACCGCGCTGCTCGGTGTGCGGGCGGCCGATGCACGCGACCGACGTCGACGTGCTGCCCGGCCCCGGGGCCGCCGACGACTGA
- a CDS encoding DUF899 domain-containing protein — MHRPRVVPEEEWQAERAELLAEEKELTRALDALAARRRRMPVVRVEQDYLFEGPDGPASLLDLFDGRRQLITYCFMWPGGGHYCQGCSMFTDNLGHPAHLHARDTSLALVSRGPLSEITPFRERMGWTLPWFSSLGTGFNDDIGAGDGFALDVFLRDGDDVYRTYSTSGRGVERLGSVWTLLDLTPLGRQETWEDSPEGHPQTPPYTWWRLHDEYPV; from the coding sequence ATGCACCGGCCACGGGTCGTCCCGGAAGAGGAATGGCAGGCGGAGCGCGCGGAGCTGCTCGCCGAGGAGAAGGAGCTGACCCGCGCGCTCGACGCGCTGGCCGCACGGCGCCGCCGGATGCCGGTGGTGCGGGTGGAACAGGACTACCTGTTCGAGGGCCCCGACGGCCCCGCGAGCCTGCTCGACCTCTTCGACGGCCGACGCCAGCTCATCACCTACTGCTTCATGTGGCCGGGCGGCGGCCACTACTGCCAGGGCTGCTCGATGTTCACCGACAACCTCGGCCACCCCGCCCACCTGCACGCCCGCGACACCTCCCTGGCCCTGGTCTCCCGCGGGCCGCTGAGCGAGATCACGCCGTTCCGCGAGCGCATGGGCTGGACCCTGCCGTGGTTCTCGTCGCTGGGCACCGGGTTCAACGACGACATCGGCGCCGGAGACGGTTTCGCGCTCGACGTCTTCCTGCGCGACGGCGACGACGTGTACCGCACCTACTCCACCTCCGGCCGCGGGGTCGAACGCCTCGGCAGCGTCTGGACCCTGCTCGACCTGACCCCGCTCGGCCGACAGGAGACCTGGGAGGACTCCCCCGAGGGGCATCCGCAGACCCCGCCCTACACCTGGTGGCGTCTGCACGACGAGTACCCGGTCTGA
- a CDS encoding pyridoxamine 5'-phosphate oxidase family protein — MTVSTPAATLLFGEEDATPFSTDPATLKPWDRARACLAAAPRVWFTTVRPDGRPHTAPVLLVWADGAPCLTSRPGSRKSVNLTGNAHCVLSASDDDLDLVVEGVAAQVGDDTGIRRVADAFEEKYGWEFTVREGTVTGDARPGSPEYAFYRITPTRAFGYGADGLTATRWRFDGR, encoded by the coding sequence ATGACCGTCTCGACGCCCGCCGCCACACTCCTGTTCGGCGAGGAGGACGCGACCCCCTTCAGCACCGACCCGGCGACCCTGAAGCCGTGGGACCGGGCGCGGGCCTGCCTGGCCGCCGCGCCGAGGGTCTGGTTCACCACGGTCCGGCCGGACGGCCGCCCGCACACCGCGCCCGTACTCCTGGTGTGGGCCGACGGCGCGCCCTGCCTCACGTCCCGCCCGGGTTCGCGCAAGTCCGTGAACCTGACCGGGAACGCCCACTGCGTCCTCAGCGCCTCCGACGACGACCTCGACCTGGTCGTCGAGGGCGTCGCCGCCCAGGTCGGCGACGACACCGGCATCCGCCGGGTCGCGGACGCGTTCGAGGAGAAGTACGGCTGGGAGTTCACGGTGCGGGAGGGCACCGTCACCGGCGACGCCCGGCCCGGCTCACCGGAGTACGCCTTCTACCGGATCACGCCGACACGGGCCTTCGGCTACGGCGCGGACGGCCTGACGGCGACCCGGTGGCGGTTCGACGGGCGGTGA
- a CDS encoding DUF779 domain-containing protein, whose amino-acid sequence MDTPEVERVAVTREAAALLRELWEEHGPLMFHQSGGCCDGSSPMCYPAGEFRTGGSDVRLGELDAGTPEPVPVWMSRSQFELWSHTHLTIDVVPGRGAGFSLEAPTGQRFLIRSRLMTDEEAEGLE is encoded by the coding sequence ATGGACACCCCCGAAGTGGAGCGCGTGGCCGTCACGAGGGAAGCGGCCGCCCTGCTCCGGGAACTGTGGGAGGAACACGGGCCGCTCATGTTCCACCAGTCCGGCGGGTGCTGTGACGGCAGCTCCCCGATGTGCTATCCGGCGGGAGAGTTCCGCACGGGCGGCTCCGACGTCCGCTTGGGGGAGTTGGACGCGGGGACGCCCGAGCCGGTCCCGGTGTGGATGTCGCGCTCGCAGTTCGAGCTCTGGAGCCACACCCACCTGACCATCGACGTGGTCCCGGGACGGGGAGCGGGGTTCTCGCTGGAGGCACCGACCGGACAGCGGTTCCTGATTCGCTCCAGGCTCATGACCGACGAGGAGGCGGAGGGCCTGGAGTAA
- the exaC gene encoding acetaldehyde dehydrogenase ExaC, whose amino-acid sequence MTIYTPPGRPGSVVDFAPRYENWIGGEWVAPVKGRYFENPTPVTGRTFTEIARGGAEDIELALDAAHGAAPAWGRTSAGERALVLNRIADRIEENLERLAVAESWENGKPVRECLAADLPLAVDHFRYFAGAIRAQEGHNSQIDGDTVAYHFQEPLGVVAQIIPWNFPLLMATWKLAPALAAGNAVVLKPAEQTPTTILLLMELIADLLPPGVVNVVNGFGVEAGKPLASNSRVRKVAFTGETTTGRLIMQYASENLIPVTLELGGKSPNVFFADVAAARDDFYDKALEGFTMFALNQGEVCTCPSRALVQGSMYDSFMADALARVGAIKQGDPLDTDTMVGAQASNDQLEKILSYLDIGTREGARVLAGGGRVDLGGDLSDGYYVAPTVFEGQNSMRVFQEEIFGPVVSVARFDDYADALKIANDTLYGLGAGVWSRDGNTAYRAGRDIQAGRVWVNNYHAYPAHAAFGGYKQSGIGRENHKMMLDHYQQTKNLLVSYSDQALGFF is encoded by the coding sequence ATGACGATCTACACACCCCCGGGCCGGCCCGGCAGTGTCGTCGACTTCGCACCCCGCTACGAGAACTGGATCGGCGGCGAGTGGGTCGCCCCCGTCAAGGGCCGCTACTTCGAGAACCCCACCCCCGTCACCGGCCGGACCTTCACCGAGATCGCCCGGGGCGGCGCGGAGGACATCGAACTCGCCCTCGACGCCGCGCACGGCGCCGCCCCCGCGTGGGGCCGCACCTCCGCGGGCGAGCGCGCGCTCGTCCTCAACCGGATCGCCGACCGGATCGAGGAGAACCTGGAGCGGCTCGCGGTCGCCGAGTCCTGGGAGAACGGCAAGCCCGTCCGCGAGTGCCTGGCCGCCGACCTGCCCCTGGCCGTGGACCACTTCCGCTACTTCGCCGGGGCGATCCGCGCCCAGGAGGGCCACAACTCCCAGATCGACGGCGACACGGTCGCCTATCACTTCCAGGAGCCCTTGGGCGTGGTCGCCCAGATCATCCCGTGGAACTTCCCCCTGCTCATGGCCACCTGGAAGCTGGCGCCCGCGCTGGCCGCCGGGAACGCCGTGGTGCTCAAGCCCGCCGAGCAGACGCCGACCACGATCCTGCTGCTCATGGAGCTCATCGCCGACCTCCTGCCGCCGGGCGTGGTCAACGTCGTCAACGGGTTCGGTGTGGAGGCGGGCAAACCGCTGGCCTCGAACTCCCGCGTGCGCAAGGTCGCCTTCACCGGTGAGACCACGACCGGGCGGCTCATCATGCAGTACGCCTCGGAGAACCTCATTCCGGTCACGCTGGAACTGGGCGGCAAGAGCCCGAACGTCTTCTTCGCCGACGTCGCCGCCGCCCGCGACGACTTCTACGACAAGGCGCTGGAGGGCTTCACCATGTTCGCCCTCAACCAGGGCGAGGTGTGCACCTGTCCGTCCCGGGCGCTGGTGCAGGGCTCGATGTACGACTCCTTCATGGCCGACGCCCTGGCCCGGGTCGGGGCGATCAAGCAGGGCGACCCCCTGGACACCGACACGATGGTCGGGGCCCAGGCCAGCAACGACCAGCTGGAGAAGATCCTGTCCTACCTGGACATCGGGACGCGGGAGGGCGCCAGGGTCCTGGCCGGCGGCGGCCGGGTCGACCTCGGCGGCGACCTCTCCGACGGCTACTACGTGGCCCCGACGGTGTTCGAGGGGCAGAACTCCATGCGCGTCTTCCAGGAGGAGATCTTCGGGCCGGTCGTGTCGGTCGCGCGCTTCGACGACTACGCCGACGCCCTCAAGATCGCCAACGACACCCTGTACGGCCTGGGCGCGGGTGTGTGGTCGCGCGACGGCAACACCGCCTACCGCGCGGGCCGCGACATCCAGGCGGGCCGGGTGTGGGTGAACAACTACCACGCCTACCCGGCCCACGCGGCCTTCGGCGGCTACAAGCAGTCGGGCATCGGCCGGGAGAACCACAAGATGATGCTCGACCACTACCAGCAGACGAAGAACCTCCTGGTCAGCTACTCCGACCAGGCGCTCGGGTTCTTCTGA